The Pristiophorus japonicus isolate sPriJap1 chromosome 3, sPriJap1.hap1, whole genome shotgun sequence genome has a segment encoding these proteins:
- the LOC139255328 gene encoding probable G-protein coupled receptor 139, with protein FIANLVALVILSRGKCRLSQCISRYLVAMAGADLLVVIFDVILYRISYIYFRGSFLDITPMCCIIIVLLNAVMDTSIWLTVTFTFDRFVAVCSQKLKIRYCTKEMATVIIVTVCVLSLLKCIPWYFVFGPRYVINNIPWDCNVKPSYFSSFGWALFAWLHRIFTQLLPFALILLLNILTVRHILEVSRVRRKLQGHSSGEKDSDPEMKDRRKSIALLFALSGSFVLLWITGVLYFLFLRITNAYYYKGPYDPVFILQQTTCMLQLLSCCTNTCIYAVTQTKFREELKNAVTYLFTHVRN; from the coding sequence TTTATCGCTAACTTGGTAGCATTGGTGATCCTGTCCCGTGGAAAGTGCCGCCTCTCCCAATGCATCAGCCGCTACCTGGTGGCGATGGCAGGGGCAGATCTACTGGTGGTGATCTTTGACGTGATATTGTACCGGATTAGTTATATTTATTTCCGAGGTTCTTTCCTGGACATCACTCCCATGTGTTGTATCATCATCGTCCTCCTTAATGCGGTCATGGACACTTCCATCTGGTTAACAGTCACATTCacttttgatcgatttgtggctgtTTGTTCCCAAAAGCTGAAAATAAGATATTGCACCAAGGAAATGGCAACCGTGATcatagtgactgtgtgtgtgctgAGCTTGTTAAAATGCATTCCCTGGTACTTTGTATTTGGACCTCGGTATGTAATCAACAACATACCATGGGATTGCAACGTAAAGCCAAGTTATTTTTCCTCCTTTGGGTGGGCACTGTTTGCTTGGCTCCATCGTATTTTCACCCAGTTGCTTCCATTCGCTTTGATTCTGCTGCTCAATATTCTGACTGTCCGACACATTTTAGAGGTGAGCAGAGTTCGCAGGAAGCTTCAGGGTCACAGCAGTGGTGAGAAAGATAGCGATCCTGAGATGAAGGACAGAAGGAAATCCATCGCTTTACTCTTTGCTTTATCTGGAAGTTTTGTGCTGCTGTGGATAACAGGTGTTCTATATTTCCTATTTCTGAGAATCACAAATGCCTATTATTATAAAGGTCCCTATGACCCGGTGTTTATTTTACAGCAAACCACCTGCATGCTCCAGCTCctgagctgctgcacaaacacgtgtatttacgccgtgacccagactaaattcagagaggagCTGAAGAACGCGGTGACATACCTGTTTACTCATGTTAGGAATTAA